Genomic segment of Arachis hypogaea cultivar Tifrunner chromosome 11, arahy.Tifrunner.gnm2.J5K5, whole genome shotgun sequence:
AGACCTTCCTGGGTACTGTAGGAAGAGTTGTAAGGCATGTTAGAAACTTCACTACAGATTCCCACATACAAGTTTCTGCCACTGGATTTCAGATTTCGGTTGGTTCTTAATTTTATTCCTCTTCTATCCTGGATTGTAAATTAATTCTGTATCATTATGGCGAGTAGTTACTAGTTATAAAGATGATACTGTTTCCTTTTTGGGGTAAAAAACTCAAAATGGCCTCTGCCACACTTCCAAGTGATAGAATTGAGTTGTAATGCGGCATCTTGCTTGTCATTTTGTTGGCTATTTTATATGGATAAACAAGCGGGAAATAATAACACATGCATAATTTGTCACTAGGGTAAATCTCAatagtttaaatattatttacaatAACTATTTTAATGCTTGCTATGCAGTATTGTTAAAGACAAATCATTGTAGACAATAGCTGGTGAGATTTCAGTTTAAATTAAACTAGTATAGTATGTACGACGTATTTTTGTTGCATTGCAATGTTACGATGAAGTAATTATCATTTTGGCTAGAGGATAATTGAATGACGTAGAAAATATTAAAACGAGGAAGAAACCAATATGATGCTTATACATAATTTACATAGGGATAGCAAGTGATaagtaatataatttattaaaataaaagttatGCCATAATTTAAAGGTGGATATTCTTGGTGATATCTTTACATGAAGATGGCATTGTGAATCATTAGATAATTTGATATGTTTGATTGAACTATCTAACGGTTCACAATGCTATCTTTATACGAAGATGTTTTTATAGGagtattttctaatttaaaaaagaatgtttgtttttaaattattgttttttAAAGAAAGCATTTTCAGACAAATATGATAAGTGGGGTCAAAGAAGCACCAAAGTAGAGTGCGAATCCATATAGGAATAAAATTTGCAGCATTAATAGCTGATAGTAAGTGGGTGCTAGTGTTTGTGTTGTGTGACAAAAGAAGGACTAAGGCAGGAAAATCATGGAGGTGGGTCAGATGCAGAGACAGTGGATAGACTACACCAGATCATTATTCATTGAGGTTTTCAATCTAAACACaccatttctttctttttatctatttattttttctccatTTGTTTATTTTTGTGATCTTTGGTATGATGAGAGAAGGGGTTCTTGGATGCGCAATTCCTTCAACTTGAGCAGCTACAAGATGACAACAATCCTGACTTTGTTGTTGAAGTTGTTTCTCTCTTCTTTCAAGATTCTCACAAGCTTCTCAATGATCTCACCATTGCTCTGTCAGTCTATCATATTGTTCTTCTCACAGAGATTACTATCACTAATTAGCATATATATTCTCTTATCTTCTCTTCTCATGTGCAGAGATCAGAAAAGTGTTGACTTCAAAATGGTTGATGCTCATGTTCATCAGTTAAAAGGGAGTAGCTCAAGGTATGATATAACAATATATCATTTGCCTTTAATTCAACACAATccgagagagaaaaagaaaaaaaaaaaaacatgtttgtTTTGTTAAGTagctattgtttttttttttttttttttggcagttCTTGTCTTACTTGTTCGTTCCTACTATTACTGAACCAGTCAAAGTTAAATATTAAGCTTAGTTAATTATGGTTGTCTGTTTTTACAGCATTGGCGCTCAAAGGGTTAAAAATTGTTGCATTGCTTTTCGCAACTTCTGTGAGGAACAGAATATAGATGGGTAAGTCACTTTTTGTCCTCATTGAACTTGAGAATTGAAATTTCATTCTCTAGTCACACAAAATTTTTGTTTCTGTAGGTGCCTGAAATGTCTGCACCAAGTTAAGCAAGAATGCTGCCTTGTCAAAAATAAGCTTGAAACACTCTTCAGGGTAACCATAATAAAAAATTGCCTGAAGAACATATTCTTTCATTGTGAATTTGTTTTACATTTATGTTTATTCATTCGTGTGTACTTTAATTTGTGCAGCTTGAGCAACAGATTATGGCAGCCGGAGGATCGATCCCTATGATGGAACTTAGTTTCTGAATGATCCAATTTGTAAAAATAGAAGCTTGTAAGAGTGTTTTGGAATAGTCTTCTCCTTGGTTGAAGTTTCTCTTTTATGCTGTGATGAATGTGTGGATTCTCATGTATTGAGAACAAGGAAGTTTCCATCTTCTGTACCTTATTTAAGAAACAGAACTACTAGTGTAATTTGTCATTTTTTTGCATGGTTTAACAAAGTCTAATTAGATAGCAACAGGATCAGATGGTTTATTAGAATTTGAATCAGAAACAAGTTTCACCATATGTGAAGAAAAAATGGCCCTTTTACAAAATTTGCTTAGACTTATGTACATAGACCAATTATGCTGTGGGGATAGCCTAGTGaatattattgttgttttctTCTGAAACTGATAGAGACAGGTGACTATTTGGAATTGGATTGTTTCTGCTGGTATAAACTTCAACAAAAGTGAGTAGTGACATTGTTGTCATTATCACATGGCATTAGTTGGCAATGGAATCATAGGTTAATGGTAAAAGATTGTGGAGATATAAAGTCACTTTATTATATTGGAATAAGAAAATGGGGACAGCCAATAATTCTATGAAGTTGGTGGCCCAAGATAAGGTGaatcatcacaagatatgataTGATTCTCTTCTTCACAAAGTCAAATCTATATGTGGTAGCCTTCTCCCTCTCTATTAGATGCTGCGCAAATTAAGCCctatatttttgtttgtttatttttaatttatcgcTTCTCAATCCTAATAGCAATATAAATAAGACATTAtgtcaatgagttatagctcaaatgacatagtctctccatactcacctAAAGATCGCAAATTCGAGTCTCATttcaaacttatatatatatatataaagacattCTCATCCTCACCCAGAAATCTCGGATTCGAGCCTTACtcctaaatataaaatatatattgattatGCACGAAATAACATATGTTTATACACAAATCTATAATAATTGATttggtaaataatttttaatgtaaacatattatttttgtttattttatggttgaaatttaaaattgtaGTTATAATAAGGATTTTGATCTATATAAAAAAGGATTTTGCTAAATGCTAATTGTCAAGAATATTCATTAATGttttaaaagtgtaattttttttaataaaaaaataagaattagttGAACCTTGAAAGACTAAAGCCCATTACTTTTTTCATAGGATTTCAACCTTTAGTCCTTTACCTTTTTTAACTTTTGTATATTTCTAAAGAGTAATATTAGGTAACTAACTTTTTATAAGTAATATCAGTTAAttgctttttaattattttgtttattttaaattttagattctaGATCATAAACATTTAGctctaaatcttaaattataaacctaAATACTAAAATTGGTTAATGTTAGCTAACTAAAAGTTggtttcttgtattttttttttcattccaaAATTGAAGATTAATGGCTATTGACATAGTTAGTGTAGATACAAATAGCATATGAAATATCAAGCATTGAAAATTATCAACCACACAACTAATACCATATCATACAAATATAAAACTAAATGACAAAAGATGGGTTATTATTTGCAAAATGATCACAAAGAATTGCTCTTAGCTTTGACCTTGAGGATTACTCCATTTTCTCCTCTGTTCTTCAAAGCTTGCTACCTTAGCAGACTGATTATGATCACTAAGTTTCTCTGCATACAAATCATGATAACCTTTCACATCCACCTGCCTTAAAATTCTCACTAATTTCCCATGTTCCTTATCCACCACAAGTTTTCCATCACTGGATTCAACACCATCAGCCAAAACTTTAATTGGCTTCACCTCAATTTTCGGATTAAGACTTAAATGGTTATCAGCCATGACAACTGCACCTAGAATTTCCCCCAAGAATGTGTCCTGCAACATGATATTAAAATACATTACTCATGAAGTTTTAACATAAGCTAGAAATTAGATGTGGATTTAGGAACCTATACCATATGctgatatctttcatgaacttgctTCAAACGGTATAGCCTTGACAGCAAGCGCTTAGAAAACATAGCCTCCGGGGTTTTTGTTCCTTTTGTCCGAAGCAACCGGCTTATGATATCGGGGAAAGAACTTACATTGCGCTGGACAGTAAGTGGAATGAGTGTGATGCTAAGTTGTGATTCAAATACTGTCTTGGCAGCTAAAGGGTCCAAGAACATATTGAATTCTGCATATTGGTTTGAGGGAACAGAAAATATATTTCCTTTTTCATTGACATTGCTGTTGATATGTCCCCCAACTACATAAACCTCCTGTAACATGTTGCAATAAAAGTTATATCATTTTTCATACATCCCTATGCCAATTAAAATAATGTTATATCAATCATACCTCAATTCTAGAGCTAACATTCTTGAATGATACCACCTTTGCCAAATTAGTCAAGGGTCCATTAGTTAATACTGTGATCTTAGAATTTGGTTCAGTTTGCAATATAGAATCCCAAACTTCCATGGCTAATGGTTGTCTAAGTTCAGGGTGATCAGTATCGCGAGGAGCCCCAAACTTTACAGAGTTTTCTGCTGTATacctgaaaaaaaaaaccagtttGGTCATCATGACTGAGGTAGTTACTCTATTATTGTTGATAAGGAACActtgaaatttttatgatttatgaAAGTAGTAACCTTCTTGGGCTGCGAGGTAGATAGCGAGCAAGGCCATAGAGCGTGTCAGAGTCTAGAAAGCCGCCACTTCCATGGGGAATAGCCTTAACATAATTGCATTGTCCAACAGCTGAGAAGATTGGATCTGTCTGATTCATTGCAAAAACATCTCCAAGACCAACTGGGATGTCGTCGCGCCCCATCATGTGTAGGATGTCATATATGATATCTATTGTTGCTGCATTTGCCCATCCTGTTGGGCTCACAATGATTGCCTAAGCCACAAGCCACTGATTAAGTTCAGCAAATATAAAgagttcttttttttcttttcttccattcaCAGAAACAACCAAAAGGGAAACATTAGAATGGATACCTTAAGATTGATGACTTCAACAGGCACTTTCAGGAGGTAAAATAGAGCAAGAAAATCTCCTGCACTCATGTCCATGTCAAACACAATAGGTTTCCCTAATCTTTTATTATGAAAACTTGGCTTGTAAGTTTCTTCTTTGTAGTAAGGAAACTGTGTAGTGAAGTTGAACCTCCCAGAATTCTGTGGTTGTTTTAGAACCTTCAATCCACCCAAGAACCAAAATCAGATTCTGATACacataaatattcaaataaaaagtGAAACTAACATTCAAGAAGCTTTTGTAATATTCTCTGTCAAGTGAACTCCCAAAATCCCGGTTAGGCTTTGCTTTTGTGGCAACAAGTACTCTCACTGAGTCAGGGCCATTTACCTCTGCTGTGTAACCATCCTATAAAACATGTTGCAGAACATATCATAAGAACTGATATTGTGTGTAACAAAATGAAGTTGCAACCTTAGAAAAGAAGCCTACCTGACATTTTCCTTTGCCATTCTTGACAAAGCAAAGAGGATCTCTTAGTCCTTGTTGAACATGACCACTATGCACCCCACCTTTCTCTAGATTGAACTTAGGAACTTTAAGATTATCAAAGAATGGATTGGATCCATCAGATAAACCGTAGGGTTTATTCGAAGTAATGACAGTTATGTTCATATACTCCATTTCAGCAAATTCATTTTCTCCATTCTGGTTATTGGGTTTACTCATGATTGAGATTGCTATACCAGCCATGAAAGAATCCCACATAAAATAACTCTACTAACAACAAAGTCATTATGCATAATATATTAGCTCTAATTCACATCCATAATCAAGTAAAACAAACAgatattaataacaaaataactTCTAAAACATATATATTTACCGAATAGAATTGGTCATCAAACCAAGTATCACGAGTTATTTTCAAGGACTTGAAACAATATTGTGCCTCATATGTGTCTTGACTCTTTTCAAATGCATCAAAGAATTGTTCATTGATGGGAATTGTGTTTGTTGCATCAAGTGGTACAAGGGTGATAGGAATTCCAGAATGAATCACCTGCAAAGTTGAGTTGTAAACTATGTTTTattgttttagtttattttaattcTCTCTCTAATATTTCAAATATATTTCATCAGTTAACATCATTAAGAAAGATTGAACTAGGCTTACATGTCAATAACAAGTCAATATCTATAATTGAAACATGTTGAAATATTGGAGGTATAATTGAACTAATGCATGTATTAACCAATGTGTGTTAACAATAAACAACAATTATAAATTCAATCATACTAGTACACCAAAAATTAGCTACCAAATTAACCAtccgtataaaatatatattgaaatacaaaatacatattgaaaataaattaaacaacacatatatatatacatagataCATGGTGGCTGATTTAATGGCTGGTTTTTTATATACACCTAACAATTTTGTTATAAATTACTTTGAAGAGGCATACCTGATATGCAGCAAAGGGGTCTCCAAAAATATTGAACTCTGCAAAAGGGTTGGTGTTATAATCAGTGAACATGTTGCCATGGTCACCACACTGCCTAGGCACACAGGAAGAAGAGGTTGCATTTTTGGGGCAGCAACCAGTTGGGTTGCTTGACCTTACACCTCCACCCATTATATAAATATGCTCTATGTTCTTCTTAAGGTGTGGATTACTCATAAGGAAAATGGCCATGTTTGTGTGTGTTCCACTCATAAGCAGTGTTATTGGACCCTTTGATATTTTGTCAATCAGCACTTCCTGAGAGCTTGCCTGTCTCAGAGGACTATATTTCCTTCTTCCCTAATTTCATGATCAACTCAAAAATTATTCATAGCAATTTTAGGCTCGAGCATATAGAATAATTGAGTAATAATAAGAACATCAAATCATATAATTATGTACTTTGCAATGTATCTTTTATCTTGTTATGGATGGTAACTCCTAAGCCAAGCTCCTAAGGTTGGGTTAGTGTAGATGTATATGTACTTGTTTTCCTCTCTTATGCAGTTAATAATTTCATTTTCACAGTttgattttcatataatttttctttttatgttatatgACTTCCAAGGTTTGTGCAAACAAACTTCTCTAAGCTAGAAGCCTAGGAGTGAGTTTACGTTTTATTAAAGGCTGAAAGGTAAACCATTAAAAATATACTGGAATTATTTTGTACTCTTAAATTTTGTCATCgacaaaaatgttttcaaattatttaaAGACGTGACAAAAATATATAACCATGAATTAAAATGTTTTATGTTAACAGAAAAAAATATAGTGGCAAATAGAGCTTCTTATATGATAAGTGAAACCATAGTTGTCAGAATCGAATCGGTGATTGAACCAATCGGACTaatgatttattgatttattggttTAACCGATGAGGTACTGATTGAATAGATAAAATCAATCCtaggtaaataaaaaatataaaatagtcaaaaatttaaaatcaaaatttaaaacatattttcactattattttaaaaacaattaaatttcaacaaattataatcaacaaattatattataatcaacaaattataattcgattattattaaataagtatataaaattttagtattttttataataaatattttttatttttatattaaaatatttttatatttattatattattatttactgtatgtatttattgaaaaataatattaataaatatcatataatcataaaaaaataattatattctaattaataaaaatatttgatattttttatttatacaagtttaataacatttatattaataattataaataataaaaatataattaatttaaatataagtgagtataaaattaaaataatatttaaaaaaattactgtgtaattttactatataattaataaataaatagtatttcAAATAGTAAGAAATAAAATAGTTTAGTGTAAAAGAGAGTATGTAATCTAAAGAAGATCTAGGTTCAAATTacattttcattaattttaaaattttttatcaagCAGTCCGGTTGGACTGGTGAGTCATGTCATACTTTTCGTTAATAGGGCACATTTTTAATCACAACTAGACAttttttgcatgtttttaaattatttaagagtaTTTTTGTTGGTTACAAAATCTGGGAATATTTTTGTCTATATCAAGataatttatatgtattttttgtaGTTTACCCAATATTAAAATACTGCAATGACttaataattatttttccttataaaatatctattttattattttggtgAGTTAATAACTTAATACTCAACTTGACCCATAAAATTaaggtcaaaatcaaaataacttttaaaactataattgactcaatttggaCTCCAAAATTTACAATAGTAATTCACGTCAGTTCATAAGATGATTTTCGTTAATGTTGTACTAATTTTACATGTTAACTTACGACGATTTGGGTTCTTCGCCTATGTTTTATGTGACTAAGACCTACTAGAACGCCTAAAAACTTAATTTGCTCTCCAACATTCTCACAAAAacgataataataaatttaatttgtaaaatttggGGTTCTTACACAGAGCTATCAAGCTCCTAGAAACTCTAATAGGTCTTTGATCACATAGAATCAAGACAATAAATCTAAATCACAGCAAATTAACATAccaaattaatatattattaattaagataaattcaggaattaatgcaagttataattgtaaatttaaagaactaatttaaatcaattaaaattttaaatttaatttgagtCCAATTTTAATTTGTAAGGATCAAATTGaatattaacttttattttaattcttgtaatatatttttttttaaattttgatccaATAAGACAATTTGTCGTTACTTTGATAAGTACCGATATAGCAAAACTAAAATGTTAATATAGTAACAACATTTAATCCGACATGTCAGcaattaatataacaaaataaaaatagattaattaattttagtttatataAACAAAGCAAAGTATATGATGTTAAAAGTAAGGTTGTGAGAACGGGATCGGTCATCGAATCGCTCTAGTActgtttattaatttattaatctaATTGGTTCAATCGGTAGTTCAATCGAAAAAATcgttttagaatagaataataattaaattataaataaacatcctaaaatataattataatctaatataaatcttaaaatatcttcgaataaaatatcatcaactaaatccatatgatcttatcaaaatacaaactcaaaagttaaatagtaaaaaaacatatctaaaataggaggattaggattaggagaaCCTTGTGACTGACTATCGTTAGTACTAGAAAGATTAGGATTAGCAGCATCATTCGAAATAGGAGGATTAGGATTAGCAGTATCATTCGAAATAGGAAGATTGACAGACAAGTTATTATTCACAGATGCATTGTTATCagcaattgttttttttttttacaaatcaacaaaacggcgtcgttttatgAAAATCGGCCGGTTACTGGTCCGGTCCAACCGACTGGTTTGACGATTTTTAAATTTGGCGGTTATAGATAGTGAATCGGACCGTTTTTATCGTCGATTTTTGATTAAATTGGTTCGACCGGTCAGTCCGGACCGATTTTTAGAACCATGGTTAAAAGTGAGTTAATTATGATTACTGATCTTTCATAATTGCTAGGAATAGATTATGAATAAAGTATTAAAATAACGACAAATGTTATTTGCATGAcgaaagtaaaaatatataaataaaaaagtttatgggaccaaaaatttatttaaacttatcacaattaatcaattaattttaatttatataaactaAGCAAAGTATGATGTTAAAAGTGAGTAAATTATGATTACTGATCTTTCATAATTACTAGGAATAGATTATGAATAAAGTATCAAAATAACGACAAATGTTGTTTGCATGACGAAAACAAGC
This window contains:
- the LOC112723024 gene encoding nucleoside hydrolase 3 isoform X1 produces the protein MLERDQRLMLLLSLLRRWRWCLVCVILIIGGGGGGMAGKPQRILLDTDVDTDDLFALLYLLKLNTSLFQLEGVTISANAWTDSGHAVNQIYDLLYMMGRDEIAVGVGGEGGILENGTVLGNVGGYLPIIQQAITTAGGCRYRQAIPVGLGGRLDVNSNYGIRKAFLPQGRRKYSPLRQASSQEVLIDKISKGPITLLMSGTHTNMAIFLMSNPHLKKNIEHIYIMGGGVRSSNPTGCCPKNATSSSCVPRQCGDHGNMFTDYNTNPFAEFNIFGDPFAAYQVIHSGIPITLVPLDATNTIPINEQFFDAFEKSQDTYEAQYCFKSLKITRDTWFDDQFYSSYFMWDSFMAGIAISIMSKPNNQNGENEFAEMEYMNITVITSNKPYGLSDGSNPFFDNLKVPKFNLEKGGVHSGHVQQGLRDPLCFVKNGKGKCQDGYTAEVNGPDSVRVLVATKAKPNRDFGSSLDREYYKSFLNVLKQPQNSGRFNFTTQFPYYKEETYKPSFHNKRLGKPIVFDMDMSAGDFLALFYLLKVPVEVINLKAIIVSPTGWANAATIDIIYDILHMMGRDDIPVGLGDVFAMNQTDPIFSAVGQCNYVKAIPHGSGGFLDSDTLYGLARYLPRSPRRYTAENSVKFGAPRDTDHPELRQPLAMEVWDSILQTEPNSKITVLTNGPLTNLAKVVSFKNVSSRIEEVYVVGGHINSNVNEKGNIFSVPSNQYAEFNMFLDPLAAKTVFESQLSITLIPLTVQRNVSSFPDIISRLLRTKGTKTPEAMFSKRLLSRLYRLKQVHERYQHMDTFLGEILGAVVMADNHLSLNPKIEVKPIKVLADGVESSDGKLVVDKEHGKLVRILRQVDVKGYHDLYAEKLSDHNQSAKVASFEEQRRKWSNPQGQS
- the LOC112723024 gene encoding nucleoside hydrolase 3 isoform X2, with translation MMGRDEIAVGVGGEGGILENGTVLGNVGGYLPIIQQAITTAGGCRYRQAIPVGLGGRLDVNSNYGIRKAFLPQGRRKYSPLRQASSQEVLIDKISKGPITLLMSGTHTNMAIFLMSNPHLKKNIEHIYIMGGGVRSSNPTGCCPKNATSSSCVPRQCGDHGNMFTDYNTNPFAEFNIFGDPFAAYQVIHSGIPITLVPLDATNTIPINEQFFDAFEKSQDTYEAQYCFKSLKITRDTWFDDQFYSSYFMWDSFMAGIAISIMSKPNNQNGENEFAEMEYMNITVITSNKPYGLSDGSNPFFDNLKVPKFNLEKGGVHSGHVQQGLRDPLCFVKNGKGKCQDGYTAEVNGPDSVRVLVATKAKPNRDFGSSLDREYYKSFLNVLKQPQNSGRFNFTTQFPYYKEETYKPSFHNKRLGKPIVFDMDMSAGDFLALFYLLKVPVEVINLKAIIVSPTGWANAATIDIIYDILHMMGRDDIPVGLGDVFAMNQTDPIFSAVGQCNYVKAIPHGSGGFLDSDTLYGLARYLPRSPRRYTAENSVKFGAPRDTDHPELRQPLAMEVWDSILQTEPNSKITVLTNGPLTNLAKVVSFKNVSSRIEEVYVVGGHINSNVNEKGNIFSVPSNQYAEFNMFLDPLAAKTVFESQLSITLIPLTVQRNVSSFPDIISRLLRTKGTKTPEAMFSKRLLSRLYRLKQVHERYQHMDTFLGEILGAVVMADNHLSLNPKIEVKPIKVLADGVESSDGKLVVDKEHGKLVRILRQVDVKGYHDLYAEKLSDHNQSAKVASFEEQRRKWSNPQGQS
- the LOC112723023 gene encoding histidine-containing phosphotransfer protein 1, yielding MEVGQMQRQWIDYTRSLFIEGFLDAQFLQLEQLQDDNNPDFVVEVVSLFFQDSHKLLNDLTIALDQKSVDFKMVDAHVHQLKGSSSSIGAQRVKNCCIAFRNFCEEQNIDGCLKCLHQVKQECCLVKNKLETLFRLEQQIMAAGGSIPMMELSF